The Candidatus Tisiphia endosymbiont of Dascillus cervinus genome contains the following window.
ACATTAGTTGTGCATTTTTAGTGTGGGCTTTTCTAAAAAGAACTGCACACAAAATAGGTAAGACGGTTTATCAAATAAAGTTAGGGCTTTTAGATCATTATATGCAACAGCAGTTACGTTCACCCTCTTTACGCTATTTAGAACCTTACATAGCGTAAGTTTTGACGCTTTACTCCAAATTGTTTTTTTAAAGTATTTTTCAGTTAAAAAGCGATTCTTTGACCGTAATTTTACCTAAATTGTAACATTTTATAGCTAACTTAAATAAGGTTATAATTTTGTTCTAAATAATGTTTTTTTTGTTTTTACTATCTACTGAGTTTTGTTGTGATGACTTTCTAAGCCTAGATTTATTCTTATGTAGCTTTATAATTGCTTTGGTTACTCTTACTACAAAAGATGGCTCAATCCCACCTTCTAGACAAGTTTCTTTAAAAGATTCACTACCACCAAAAATCCATAATTTTGCTTCTTGTTCTAGCTTTTTTGCTGTGCGGAATTTTGATATATTGGTTGCGTCAATAATTGCCTGAGTAATAATAGCTTTACGTAAGATAACATCAGGTGAATTAGTGTATGATTTAAGACGTTCAAATGGGGATTGGAATTTAATAACATTATATATATTTACTTTGTTAACCATAAATTTATTACCATATATTGATTTTAATTAAGTTCTGCGTGCAGAACCTAAGAAGTATAATGATTTTTATGCGTGTACTAATAGTTTCAGGGTAAAAAAGTGTAAATATTTTAAACTTTCTTAATAATTTAACCTGTATTCGATGTAACAAGTTAATACTAGGCTCAAGTAATAATCCCCATTAGGAGGATATCAGCCCTGCGTAGCTTACTATTGACCACATCTTTTTTTCGTTCGCTAGCAAATAGCTCACACTAGACTCATTGGTTATTTTGTGGTACAATGTAAATGTTTTTGCATACTCGAATAATCCTACGAATTTCAAAGCAGAAAAGTATAAATAATTTATGGTTTTAAAGTACTATGCCTGTGTTACCTATTGTGACTGCTCCAGATTCAAAATTAAAACAAAAATCTTTGCCAGTAAGCATAATCGATGATAATATAAGAAAGTTGATGGATGACATGGTTGAAACTATGTATCATGATCATGGTGTGGGGTTAGCTGCCATTCAGATTGGAATAGCTCAGCGTATATTGGTAGTTGATTTGCAGAATAATGATGATACAGAAAGACCCGCTGGGTTTTATCCATTATTTATCGCTGACCCGAAGATAATAGACAAATCTAAAGAATTAGTTGTGGCAATAGAAGGGTGTTTATCTCTACCGGAACAACGGGTTGAAGTAGCAAGGTCTGAGTCTATAACTATAAGATTCTTAGATTATCATAATAACCAGCAAGAATTAAAAGCTGATGGTTGGCTTGCTAGGGTTATTCAGCATGAAATGGATCATTTAGATGGTAGACTACTAATTGATTATTTAAGTGATATAAAAAAGGACATAGCATTACGTAAATTAAAAAAACTGAAAAATAATATTTTGTGCAAGTAATTTTCATGGGTACGCCTGAATTTGCTGTACCTACTCTTAAGAGTTTAATTAACAGTAAAGATCACCAAGTGGTTGCTGTATTCACTCAATCTCCAAAATCTAAAGGAAGGGGGCTAAATGAGGTAGCATCACCTATCCATAGTTTGGCATCAAAATATGATATTCCAACTTATACCCCTAAAACCTTGAAAACCGAAGAAATAACCAATTTAATTAATTCAATTAATGCGGATATAATAGTAGTAGTTGCTTATGGATTCTTGATACCACAAGTTATCCTACAAGCCAAGAAATATGGATGTCTTAATATCCATCCCTCAAGTTTACCACGTCATAGGGGAGCTGCTCCATTGCAGAGTACTATTATAGAGGGAGACTCTGAAACTTCTGTATGCATAATGCAGATGGATGAGGGGTGGGATACTGGTGATATTATATTGCAGCATTTGTTTTCACTCTCTCCTAGAATAACTTTACCAGTTTTGCATGACCAATGTGCAGAAATAGGGGCTGATTTATTGGTTAAAACTTTAGATAATATTGATAACCTACCAAGGATTGTCCAAGATAAAGATGGAGTAATTTATGCTCATAAACTCAAGAAAGAAGAAGGGAAGATAAATTGGTATGAGACTGCTTACAAAATAGATTGTAGAATTCGAGGTATGAATCCATGGCCTGGAATATATTTTGAATATAGAGGTAAAGTTATAAAGATCCTAGAAGCGTATTATAATGATTTGGATGTTAAATTACAGCCTGGTACTGTGGTTAATAATAATATCTTAGAAATAGCTTGTGGTAAGGGTACTTTGATCATCAGAAAATTACAGCAAGAAGGAAGAAAAGCTTTAAACGTTGAAGAATTTATACGTGGGGTACAAATTCCCCTAGGTACTTTATTGAATTGATGTGGGAGAATTAGTATATACTAACTCCAGCCACTCATCTTCATCAATAATTTTAATTCCAAGTTCCTTAGCTTTTTTGAGTTTACTACCAGCATCGCTACCCGCCACCACTACAGCAGTAGCAGACGAAACACTACTACTTACCTTAGCTCCTAATTTCTCTGCCTGAGATTTTGCTTCTGCTCTTGAAAGAGTAAGTAAAGAACCAGTAAATACTACAACTTTACCAGTTAATGCAGTTTTGGTGGTTTGATCACTATAGTCTTGAATTTCTAAAATTTTACTTAACTGATGAATAATTTGTAGATTTTCTTTAATATCAAAGAAATCGATAATATCCACCAAAATTTTATCTCCTATTCCTTCTAGATCATTTAACCTTTGGTACATAGGCTGATCACCCTTTAATAAAGATTCCATAGCTTCTATAAAATTACCATAATTCTGAAATTCTCGAGCAAGTAATTTGGCATTTTGTTCGCCAATATGCCTAATTCCTAGGGAATAAATGAATTTATTTAGGGGGACGGTTTTGGATTTTTCAATGTTTGCAAATAGGTTTTCTACAGAAATTCGCCCCCATCCTACCATATTTTCAAGCTTGACTAAGCTTTTTTCATTATTATTTTGTAAATAAAAAATATCCACAGGATTTTCTATTAAAGATTTTTCCAGCAAAAATTCTATTTGTTTTTCCCCCAAACCATCTATATCTAAAGCATTTTTAGATGTGAAATGACAAATTCGTTCATAATTTTGAGCAGGACAATTCAACCCATTATCACAACGAATTATTATTGTCTCTTGATTATAATGTAAATTAGAATCACAAGACGGACAAAGTTTTGGTATATCGATTTTTTGTGATTCACTAGAACGTTTAGTAAAATCTACCGCAGTAATTTGCGGTATGACGTCCCCTGCCCTCTGCAAAAACACATAATCATTAATCCTTATATCTTTCCTTATGATTTCCTGATAATTATGTAATGTAGCTCTTGATACCCTAACTCCCCCAATAGAAAGCGGCTCTAACTCAGCAACAGGCGTTAACACACCTGTCCTACCTACTTGTAGAGTAATATTAATTAGTTTAGTTTGACCAACTATTGCAGGGAATTTATGAGCAATAGCAAATCTTGGGCTTCTTGCGATAAAACCCATCCTTTGCTGCAAAGCAAAATCATTTAGCTTATAGACAATACCATCAATTTCATAAGGCAATTGATCTCTAGATGAATTCAAATATTCATAGAAATATTTCATATCATTTTCAGAATATGCTAATTTTCCTATATTATTAACGATAAACCCTAGCTCTTTTAACTTATCTAATAAAGCATCCTGAGAATCAGCTATTTTGTTACTACTACTTCCCACAGCATAAACAAAATACCTTAGAGGTCTACTTGCTGTAACGTTTGGATCTAACTGCCTTAACGACCCAGCAGCCGCGTTACGCGGGTTTGCAAATTTATCTTTTTTTGATAATTCTTGTGCTTGATTTAATAATAGAAAATCTTGTTTATTGATATAAACCTCACCTCTTACTTCCAAAATTGCTGTATCCAAGACTATTGAATGAGGGAAATGCTTGATAGTCTTAATATTTTCAGTTATATCTTCTCCAATAAAACCATCACCTCTTGTCGCAGCAGTGGTGAGTATGCCATTCTTATAGGTAGCAGAAAAAGATAAACCGTCTATTTTAGGTTCGCAAAAGATAGGTTGAAAACTATCAAGACGTAAGAAATTCTTTATTCTATTTATAAATTCTGATACATCCTCATTATCAAATGCATTACTAAGAGAAAACATTGGATTTATATGTTTTACTTTAGAAAATTTCTCTGCAGCTAGACTACCGATTTGTTTAGTTGGACTATTTGCCAGCACAAGATGAGGAAATTTTTTTTCAAGTTCAAGATTTAAATTAAATAATTGATCATATTCAGCATCAGAAATCAGAGGAGTATCTTCTTGGTGATATGCTTTATTATATTTTTCTATCTCACTTGCCAGTTGTTTTAGTAAGTTTTCTACCTCTGATTCAGAAAGATGTTCAATATTGGTTGGAATATTTTGCATATTAATCGTAAAAGTTTGAAGACCAGATTTAATTGTAACTAGGTATGATGTATGAGGTACGGTAATGTTGTATTGAACTCAGGTTAAATTATTATTATCGCATAAACCTTGGCAACATAACCTAATAAGACCTATTTAACGTAAACTCAAGTAAAGAAGCTAAATGATCTTTATAAATATTCTGTATAGGGATTTGCTCTAATAAATTACTAGCCTCATTCTTAATGTTTGCTAGATGGTCGATAATTTGTTGCTTAATACCATGTTGTATCATCAAACTTCGTATTATCTCAAATTCACTCTCAGATCTATTATCCGCCTTAATCATTTTCTGAACTGTTAATTGCCCGGTATCATCAAGCTTCTTATATAAAAAGATTAGGGGTAGAGTTATTTTTCCTTCTAAAAAATCATCACCTATATTCTTGCCAATATCATGACTATTTCCTAAATAATCAAATAAATCATCAATAATTTGGAAAATATTTCCTAAATATCTACCAAAATTTTGTAAACTTTCACAGATCTCGTTAGATTGACTAGAAATAATTGCTCCTACTTCACAAGATACTCCAAATAACTCTGCAGTTTTCGCCATAATTATTTCATTATATTCTGTTTCGTCAATAATTCTCCGCTGATTCAATTTCACAAGCTGAGAAACTTCACCTTCTGATATAATTGCTGAAGCTCTTGATAAAGATTTCATAGCTTTAACAGATTTGGTATCTACCATTAACTGAAATGATTGACTAAATAAAAAATCTCCAACTAGAATACTAGCCTTACTCCCCCAAACAACATTAGCAGTAGGTTTGGATCTTCTCATTGTACTTTCATCTACTACATCGTCATGAAGTAAAGTTGCTGCATGAATAAATTCTACAGCTCCAGCAAGTTTGATATTATCTTCACCGACATAACCAAACATTTTACTAGTTAGAATTGTTAGTAATGGCCGGATTCTCTTTCCACCAAATTCTAGTAAATATTTACCTATTACGCCAACTAGTTGTTCTTTGGCAGCTAAGTGGGTCAGAATAAGTTTATTTAAGCTAGACAGTTCTACTGCTAAATCTTTATGTATTATTTTTATAGTATCCAATTTACATCTCTAATGCTATTTTAACCTCAGTTCGATATAAGAATTATTAATTCTTATATCGATACTTGCTTTGTTATAAGGAAAAATGCACTCTTGAAGCGGCTGACGCGGGTGCATTTTAACTTTTTTCATCATTCAATATGTAATTTTAATAATTAAAATCACATATTGAATGGAGTATTATATTTTAACAATCAGGTGGGCAGCCGCTTCAAACCTGATTGTTTCTATATATAATACTGAATTCGATGTAACTTGTTACATCGAATTCAGGTTATTTTATGACTTCCTGCCAAACATCACTATCAACCTCCAAAAAAGGCTGGATCATTAATTGTTTTAACAATGAATGATGCTCATTAAAATCAGGTACTAGTTCTTGTATCCTTTTTGTTACATTATCACCAATATGTATTTTTTCCGAGGCTTTTTTGTATAATGCTAGATAATATAATGGCAAAAATTTATTAAAGTCTACGGAACCTATTTTGCCTTTTTCTATATTACTTGAATCTAAATTATACTCAAAACTTATGTCACCTGAGTTAGAATCAGGATGATCTGATATGGTTCTTAAAAAATACTTCGTACCTTCTTTGTATACAATACGACTATCTTCTGAGAATGTTTTAAACCTACCCAAGTTAAAGAAATAATTGGTTATAATATCCGTTGCCTTTAAATAATTATTGAAGACAATAAGTCCCTTAATATCAAATTTTCTAAATGCATCTAGCCTGCATTCACTTGATAATCGAAATCCGGTATTATTAGAAAACAAACTAAGATTATTTATT
Protein-coding sequences here:
- the def gene encoding peptide deformylase, whose amino-acid sequence is MPVLPIVTAPDSKLKQKSLPVSIIDDNIRKLMDDMVETMYHDHGVGLAAIQIGIAQRILVVDLQNNDDTERPAGFYPLFIADPKIIDKSKELVVAIEGCLSLPEQRVEVARSESITIRFLDYHNNQQELKADGWLARVIQHEMDHLDGRLLIDYLSDIKKDIALRKLKKLKNNILCK
- the fmt gene encoding methionyl-tRNA formyltransferase — translated: MQVIFMGTPEFAVPTLKSLINSKDHQVVAVFTQSPKSKGRGLNEVASPIHSLASKYDIPTYTPKTLKTEEITNLINSINADIIVVVAYGFLIPQVILQAKKYGCLNIHPSSLPRHRGAAPLQSTIIEGDSETSVCIMQMDEGWDTGDIILQHLFSLSPRITLPVLHDQCAEIGADLLVKTLDNIDNLPRIVQDKDGVIYAHKLKKEEGKINWYETAYKIDCRIRGMNPWPGIYFEYRGKVIKILEAYYNDLDVKLQPGTVVNNNILEIACGKGTLIIRKLQQEGRKALNVEEFIRGVQIPLGTLLN
- the ligA gene encoding NAD-dependent DNA ligase LigA, producing the protein MQNIPTNIEHLSESEVENLLKQLASEIEKYNKAYHQEDTPLISDAEYDQLFNLNLELEKKFPHLVLANSPTKQIGSLAAEKFSKVKHINPMFSLSNAFDNEDVSEFINRIKNFLRLDSFQPIFCEPKIDGLSFSATYKNGILTTAATRGDGFIGEDITENIKTIKHFPHSIVLDTAILEVRGEVYINKQDFLLLNQAQELSKKDKFANPRNAAAGSLRQLDPNVTASRPLRYFVYAVGSSSNKIADSQDALLDKLKELGFIVNNIGKLAYSENDMKYFYEYLNSSRDQLPYEIDGIVYKLNDFALQQRMGFIARSPRFAIAHKFPAIVGQTKLINITLQVGRTGVLTPVAELEPLSIGGVRVSRATLHNYQEIIRKDIRINDYVFLQRAGDVIPQITAVDFTKRSSESQKIDIPKLCPSCDSNLHYNQETIIIRCDNGLNCPAQNYERICHFTSKNALDIDGLGEKQIEFLLEKSLIENPVDIFYLQNNNEKSLVKLENMVGWGRISVENLFANIEKSKTVPLNKFIYSLGIRHIGEQNAKLLAREFQNYGNFIEAMESLLKGDQPMYQRLNDLEGIGDKILVDIIDFFDIKENLQIIHQLSKILEIQDYSDQTTKTALTGKVVVFTGSLLTLSRAEAKSQAEKLGAKVSSSVSSATAVVVAGSDAGSKLKKAKELGIKIIDEDEWLELVYTNSPTSIQ
- a CDS encoding polyprenyl synthetase family protein: MDTIKIIHKDLAVELSSLNKLILTHLAAKEQLVGVIGKYLLEFGGKRIRPLLTILTSKMFGYVGEDNIKLAGAVEFIHAATLLHDDVVDESTMRRSKPTANVVWGSKASILVGDFLFSQSFQLMVDTKSVKAMKSLSRASAIISEGEVSQLVKLNQRRIIDETEYNEIIMAKTAELFGVSCEVGAIISSQSNEICESLQNFGRYLGNIFQIIDDLFDYLGNSHDIGKNIGDDFLEGKITLPLIFLYKKLDDTGQLTVQKMIKADNRSESEFEIIRSLMIQHGIKQQIIDHLANIKNEASNLLEQIPIQNIYKDHLASLLEFTLNRSY